The sequence TTACCCCTGTTGTCTGTCACAATATGCAACACATTGTATTGCATTGGAGAGGTGCGTTATGCGAAAAGCGGCTGCCATTAGTCTTAGGATTGAGCCGGAAATAAAAACCCGACTGGAGAGCCTTGCTCGGGTAACCCGCAGATCGAAGTCGTTCTTGGTCGAGGATGCCCTGGAGGCATACCTGGGAGTCAACGAATGGCAGATCAGGGGCATTATGGAGGCGGTGCAGGAGGCGGACAGCCTTGGCGCCGAATGGACCTCTCACGAGGATCTGAAGGCCGCATGGGAGGCCAGGCGTGATCAGATGGCTTAGACGTGCGGAGCGCGATCTGGTCCACGTGGAGGCTTACATCGCCCAGGACAATCCTCGGGCGGCCGTTGCCATGGTGCTGACCATCATCGAGGCAGTGGAGCAACTCGATGCCCACCCCGGGATGGGGCGTGCGGGACGTGTGGAGGGAACGCGAGAGCTCGTCGTTGCCGGCACGCCCTATGTGGTTCCCTACCGGCAGAAAGGGAAGTGGATCGAGATCCTCCGGGTATATCATGCCGCCCGGCTCTGGCCCGAGGCTTTCTAGGGCTTGATTATTGGTGACATTATACAAAATCGTTGAAATTATTGGATTTTTTTGTTTGACAGCGTGCAGGATGACACGCTATTCTGGTCATATCTTCCACCTGTCACCAGGTTATCTCGCTCTGCGAGAGTCGCTCCCAGTCCATTTTATGCCTAGGGAGTTAATCCACCACCCTGCCACCACGGGGAGTCGTGCGCCTGGCGCAGTCTTTTCTCCCCTGGTGCCTATCAATTATCCCGCGTCCTCGCCGTATTCCGCCTTGTAGGCCTTGATCATCGTCGAGACGCCAAATGTCTTGTAGTGGCGTTTTTTGATGTATTCCTGCACCTTCCGCCATGACATGGGCTTGGGTTTTGTGCTTCTCAATTGATGGATCAGCGTCAGAAACTCCTTCTCTATCCGGCTCGTCACCGGAGCGCTCGTGTGCCTCCGCTGCGAGATGAGTTGCTTAACCCTCCGCTCGAAATCCTTCTCTTTTTTCGGCTCGTCAATGCTGCGTTTTACGTTGGCAATGGCACCGACCAAACTCAAATAATCCAGCTCTTCCTTGGTATACGCCTTATCACCGTCGGTTTGTGGCTCTCCGAGCCAGCCGCGGAAAATCTTCAGTTTTTCCGCGTGCACGAGCAATCTGATTGGGGTCGTCTCAGAAAACGGAAAATAAAGCACGCTAAGCCGGTGGCAGCGGTCGCAATGGCCTGAACTTCCCCGCACCGACCTTGGCACTGCTGCGCCATAGGTAATCGCCGGTCAGGTTGATATGCTCCCACCCCAGCGGGGACAGATATTGCAGCAACGTGTCGTCCAGCGCCTTGCCGTGGGCACGCAAAGCACTGGTGGCACGCTCCAGATAGACCGTGTTCCACAACACGATGGCCGCCGTCACCAGATTGAGGCCGCTGGCCCGGTAGCGCTGCTGCTCAAAACTGCGGTCGCGGATTTCACCCAATCGGTAGAAGAAGACCGCCCTGGCCAGCGCGTTGCGCGCCTCGCCCTTATTCAGCCCCGCATGGACGCGGCGGCGCAGCTCCACGCTTTGCAGCCAATCCAGAATGAACAGCGTGCGCTCGATGCGCCCCAGCTCGCGCAGGGCGACGGCCAAGCCGTTTTGGCGCGGATAGCTGCCGAGCTTGCGCAGCATCAGCGAGGCCGTCACCGTGCCCTGCTTGATCGAAGTGGCCAGCCGTAGGATTTCATCCCAATGAGCGCGAATAGCCTTGATGTTCAGCCTGTCGCTGCTAATCATCGGCTTGAGTGCATCGTAGGCAGTATCGCCCTTGGGAATGAACAGCTTGGTGTCGCCCAGGTCGCGGATGCGCGGCGCGAACCGGAATCCCAGAAAGTGCATCAGGCCGAACACATGATCGGTGAAGCCCGCCGTGTCGGTGTAGTGTTCCTCGATACGCAAGTCAGACTCGTGGTACAGCAGGCCATCGAGCACATAGGTCGAGTCGCGCAAGCCGACGTTGACCACCTTGGCGCTGAAGGGCGCGTATTGGTCGGAGATATGGGTATAGAACGTCCGCCCAGGGCTACTTCCATACTTCGGATTGATATGCCCGGTGCTCTCTGCCTTGCTGCCGGTTCGGAAGTTCTGGCCGTCCGACGATGACGTGGTGCCGTCGCCCCAGTTTCCGGCGAAGGGTTGTCGAAACTGTGCGTTCACCAGCTCGGCCAGCGCCGTCGAATAGGTTTCGTCGCGAACGTGCCAGGCTTGCAGCCAAGACAGCTTGGCGTAGGTGGTGCCAGGGCAGGACTCGGCCATCTTGGTGAGCCCAAGATTGATACCATCAGCCAGAATCGTCGTCATCAGCAAGGTTTTGTCCTTGGCCGTGTCGCCGGTCTTCAGGTGTGTGAAGTGGCGCGTGAAGCCCGTCCATTCATCGACCTCCATCAGCAACTCGGTGATCTTGAGGTGCGGCAGCAACATCGCCGACTGGTCAATCAAGGCTTGCGCGGCGTCTGGCACCGCTGCGTCCAGCGGCGTGATCTTCAGGCCCGATGCAGTGGTGATGATGGCGTCCGGTAAGTCGTTGGTCGCCGCCATGCGGTTGACTGTGGCGAGTTGCGCCTCCAATAATTCCAGTCGGTCATGCAGATATTGGTCGCAGTCGGTGGCCACGGCCAGTGGCAATTCGCTGGCCAGCTTCAGGGTGGCGAACTTCTCGATCGGCACCAGGTATTCGTCGAAGTCCTTGAACTGGCGCGAACCCTGCACCCAAACATCACCAGAGCGCAGTGCGTTCTTCAGCTCCGACAGGGCGCATAACTCGTAGTAACGCCGGTCAATACCCTCGTCGGTCAGAACCAGCTTTGCCCAGCGCGGCTTGATGAATGCGGTTGGCGCATCGGCGGGCACCTTGCGCGCGCTGTCGCTGTTCATGCCGCGCAGCACGTCGATGGCATCGAGCACACCCTTGGCGGTGGGCGCGGCGCGCAGTTTGAGCACGTCCAGGAACTGCGGCGCATAGCGGCGCAGCGTGGCGTAACTCTCGCCGATATGGTGCAGGAAATCAAAATCGGCAGGCCGCGCCAGCGTTTGCGCCTCGGTGACGCTGGCGGCGAAGGTGTCCCACGGCATGACCGCTTCGATGGCGGCGAACGGATCGCCGCCGCTTTGTTTGGCTTCAATCAGCGCCTGACCGATGCGCCCATACATCCGCACCTTGTCGTTGATCGCCTTGCCGGAAGCCTGGAACTGCTGTTGATGCTTGTTCTTGGCCGCATTGAACAGCTTGCCGATGATACGGTCGTGAAGGTCGATGATTTCATCAGTGACGGTGGCCATGCCCTCGATGGCCAGTGCTACCAAGGTGGCGTAACGCCGCTGCGACTCGAACTTGGCCAGGTCGGCGGGCGTCATCTGGCCGCCTTCGCGGGCGATCTTGAGCAAGCGGTTTTGGTGTACCTGCCGTTCGATGCCAGCAGGTAGGTCAAGCGCCTGCCAGGCTTTGAGGCGTTCGATGTGTTCAAGCATGTGGCGCGAGTTCGGCTTGGCGGGCGATTGGCGCAGCCACGCTAGCCACGTCATTTTGCTACCATCCTTGCGCTTGAGCAGTTCGTCCAGGCGCTGGCGATGGACAGGTATCAAGGAATCGGCCAATGCCGCATGGATGCTTCGGTTGGCACGGGTAATGGCCTCGGCGCTTGCGCGCTCGATGGCATTCATGGCGGGTAGGATGATGCTCTGCCGCCGCAGGTTTTCAACAAGGGTGCTGGCCAGCACAATGCCTTTGTCTGTTTGCAAGGCCAGTTCGGTCAATGTATGCACGGCTTGCCGGTAATGACTCATGGTGAAGGGCTTGAATCCAAACACCGTTTGCAGCTCGACCAAGTGCTCCCGCCGTGTCTGCTCGCGCTGGCCGTAATGGTTCCAGCTTTCCACCGGCACCTTGAGTTGTGCGGCCACCATGCGCAGCAGGGGCGGAAATGGAGGATCATCGACGCCCAAGAAGATGCCAGGGAATCGCAAGTAGCAAAGCTGCACGGCGAAGCCCAATCGATTCGCGGCGCCGCGACGCTGACGGATCACCGACAGGTCGGTTTCGTTGAACGTGTAGTGCCGTATCAGTTCGTCTTTGGCATCTGGCAGTGTCAGCAGACTTTCGCGCTCGGTGGCGGACAGGATTGAGCGGCGTGGCATGGTCAGTCTTCCCGCAGGTACTGGTACAAGGTTTCACGGCTGATGCCGAAGTCACGGGCCACCAAGGTTTTCTGGTCGCCTGCCGCAACTCGCCGTTTCAACTCGGCAATTTGTTCGCTGTTCAGCGATTTCTTTCGTCCCCGGTAGGCCCCGCGCTGCTTAGCCAGCACGATTCCCTCGCGCTGACGTTCGCGGATCAGAGCGCGCTCGAACTCAGCAAAGGCTCCCATGACCGACAGCATCAGATTGGCCATCGGTGAGTCCTCGCCGGTGAACGTTAGCCCTTCTTTGACGAACTCCATGCGCACGCCCCGTTGTGTCAGCCCTTGGACGATGCGGCGCAGGTCATCAAGGTTGCGTGCCAACCTGTCCATGCTATGCACCACCACGGTGTCGCCCTCGCGGACGAAGGCCAGCAGCCTTTCAAGTTCGGGACGTTGTGTGTCCTTGCCTGAAGCCTTATCGGTGAATACCTTGCCGACTTCTATTTGTTCCAGTTGTCGATCAGGATTCTGGTCGAAGCTGCTGACGCGAACGTAGCCGATACGTTGACCTTGCAAGATGCCTCCAAAGGTAAAAATGTCAGGATGAGATCTATTACCCTTGGCTGAATGTGTCAATAAATATAAATTAATACCCTACTCTGACGTTGTTTGTGCTCAACATCTGACATCAGGTTAGGGTATAGCCTTAACTGACACCACCTCCCAGGGCCTGATATAAAGCAACACTATCGACTAGGCGTTGTGCCTGGGCCGCAACCATATTGATCCGGATTGACTGTGCCTGTTGCTGCGCGATGAGCAGTTGCAGGTAGCTGGCCGCGCCCAGCCGGTATTGCCGCTCGACCGACTGCAAGGAGGCCTGTGCAGCCATATCAGCGGCAGCGAGGGCAGTCAAAGTTTGTGCATCGCTTTCCACCGCGCGCAGGGTGTCGGCGACGTTACGCAAAGACTCCAACACGACGCTCTGGTAATTGGCTGCGGCGGCATCAAAAGCGGCGAGCGCCGCTCTTTTTTCAGCGGGTAGCCCTGGATTAAAAAGAGGTTGGGTGAGCTGCGCAACCAGGCCCCACACTGCCGAGCCACCACCGAACAGGGCACCGGTGGTCAGCGCTTGAGAGCCAAGGTTGGCGCTCAGGTTGATCTGTGGGTAGAGCTTGGCGATAGCCACACCATAGTCTGCATTGGCCGCATGCAACAGCGCCTCTGACGCCTGGATATCCGGTCGGCGGCGCACCAGTTCTGAGGGCACGACGAGCGGCATCTCGACGGGCAGAGTGAAATCGGCCAGAGTGAAGGCCGGGATGCCACCCGTGCCTGGGGCACGACCGGCTAGCACCGCCAGTAGATGTTCGGTTTGTTGCAGTTGTTTACGCAGCGCAGGCAGTTCTGCCCGCGTTTGCTCCGCCTGAGCTTGTAGGCTTAACGCTTCATCAGGTGAGGCCTGACCGATACGCACGCGTTCATGGGCTAGGCGCAGTTGCTCATCCTGCACGCGCAAAATGGCAGTAGTGGCTTCTAGTTGCGCGGCGAGGCGTGCTCGGGTAATGGCAGCGGTTGCCATATTGCCGGCAAGGGCCAGGCGCGCAGCATTCAGTTCGAAGCGACGGTAGTCGGCGCGAGCAGCCAAGGCTTCGAGTGCGCGCCGGTTGCCGCCAGCCAGATCGAGGTTGTAATGCACGCCAACGCTGGCGTTGTAGAGGCTGAATTGACGTGCGTCTCCGCTCAACCCTTGGCTACTGGGACTCATTTGCTGGCGCTGAGATCCCAGTGCGACATCTACCTGTGGATATTGCGTCGAGCCCGCCTGTGCGGCAAGAAGCTCCTGCGCCTGTCGCAAATTGGCGCTGATGCTCGCCAGCGTCGGGCTGACATGGAAAGCTTCGTTGATCAGTCCGTCGAGTGCGGATGAACCCAAGCTTTGCCACCATTGCGTTTCGATCGGAAGCCCTTCGACTAGACGTTGTGTTTCGCCGAACTGCGTGGGAGCGGACGCGGTTCTATCAGCTACCGGTGTTGCAGTGTAGCGAGCCACATCGGGTGCGGTGGGACGCTGAAAATCAGGGCCGGCGGCGCAGCCGGCCAGACCGGCGGTGACCAGACCAGCTACTAGGTAAGTTGCCGCAAGCCGTCTTTCGAGGCTGATGGGGCGCTGGCATGTTTTAGCGTGCTCCATAAAAATGCTCCACGAAAGGTTTACGGAAAGCTTGGTGGCAGCCCAAGCAGCTTTCCTGCACGTGGGCGAATGATTGGATCACCGCCTTGCCGTCGCTGCTCGCAGCAGCCAGCTTCATGGCCAGCGCCGCCTCGTGAGTCTGCGCGTCAAAGTTTCTGAACTTGGTCGCATCAGCGCCGAGGTAAGCAAGGATGCGCATTTTTTCAGTAAGCGGTGGCTCGGGGTGTGCAGCAACTTTTGGGGCGAGCTGAACGACCTGAACCCATTCCTCCTGCGAAATCGCACCGGTAATAGCCTGCATGTTGCGCCCGAGTTCCTGCATGATCTTGCGTAGCGCCAGTGGCTCAATCTGGGTAGCGTCACCAGCCCAAGCGGGCAACTGAAAACCCCATAAAAGCAGGCAGGCCGTAACGGTCAGGGTGATAGTTCCAAATGCGTGGCTGTGTTTGCGGTGGGTCATGAAATTCTCCTGTAATTCAATCGTTCTCTCATTCGAACTCCCGCCCTTCGCCAGCTTCCTCATGGGTCACACCGTCGCGGATGTGGTAGATGCGCTTGAAAGTGGGGATGATCTTTTCGTCATGGGTGACGACGATGATGGCGGTCTCGAACTTCCGAGCCATGTCATTGAGGATGCGGATCACAGCCATGGCGCGCTCGGAATCCAGCGGCGCAGTGGGTTCATCGGCCAGGATCACCGGGGGACGATTGACCAATCCGCGCGCGATGGCAACCCGTTGCTGCTCGCCACCGGAGAGTTGCGAGGGCATCGCGCGAGCTCGGTGTTGCACATCAAGCGCCGTGAGCAATTCCAGTGCCTTCGCGCGCGACTCTCCATTCGCGACGCCTGCAAGCATCGGCAGCAGCGCCACGTTGTCGGTGACATCGAGAAACGGAATCAGGTATGGTGCTTGGAAAACGAAACCGATCTTGTCGCGCCGCAAGGCGCGCAAGTCGCGGACTTTCCAGCCATCGTCGTAGATCACTTCATCACCCAGCGTCATGCGCCCGGCGGTCGGATCAATCACTGCGCCCAGACATTTGAGCAGCGTGCTCTTGCCGGACCCGGAAGGGCCAATCAGGCCAACCACCTCGCCGGGTGCCACCTGCATGTCCACGCCTTTCAAGGCATCGACCGCGGTATCCCCCTCGCCATAACGTTTTCTCAAACCTTCGATGCGAATGCCTTTGCCACTCATCTCAACCTCCAATGGCTTCGGCCGGATCGACCTTGAGTGCCATGCGAATGGCGACGATGCTGGCTAGAACGCAGATCACGAGCACGGCGAAAAAACCGGCGATGGAGTCGAACGGCATCAACAGTACGTACTTGGGAAACAGGGGCGCTGAGAAAGTGGCTGTGATCTTGCCGACCACGAAACCAATCACGCCCAGGGCGAGCGCCTGCTGCATGATCATCGCGGCGATGGTTCGGTTGCGTGTGCCGATGAGCTTCAACACCGCGATCTCGCGGATTTTGTCCATCGTCAGCGAATAGATGATGAAGGCAACGATGGCCGCGCTAACGATGGCCAGAATCACTAAGAACATGCCGATCTGCTTGGCCGAGGTGGCGATCAACTTGCCGACGAGGATGTCTTCCATCTGTGCCCGGGTGTAGACCGTCAAACGCTTCCAGCGCCGGATGGATTCGGCAACCTCGTCCGGCGTATGGCCAGGTTTCAGTGTGACCAGTACTGCATTGACGAACGCGTTGGTGCTCTGTGAAGCAATCACGGCATCCAGCAAACCTGGAACACCGGGTCGATTGAAAGCCGGGTTGGCTTCGGTGCGACGCCGGCTTTGCCAAATGGCGTCGTTGTCCTTGAGGAACTGAGCCTCTTGGGCATCCTTGAGCGGAATGAATACCATCGGGTCGCCGCTGGACGACACCATGCGCCGTGTAAGCCCAACGACGGTGTAATGATTTCGGCGAATGGCAAGACGATCTCCCAGTTTGAAGCCGGTGGCGATGTCGGCCACCGCCTCGTAGTGACCGCGCGTGATCTGGCGTCCAGCGACGAGATAAGGAGGCCATCCGGGTGTAGCCCCCAACGCGCCGGGCGCGATGCCGACCACCATGGTGCGTACATCACTCTCGCCCTTGCGTACCTGCATGGTCAGGTAGGTCACGTTCGCTGCCTGGGCGACTCCCGGCATGGCGAGGATGGCGCGATACACGTCATCGTTGAGGCTGGACGACTCCGCATAAGGACCCAGAGTGTCCTTTTGCACCACCCAAAGGTCGGCGCCACTGTTGTCGAGCAGCGCCTTGCCGTCGTCCACCATGCCCCGGTACACCCCGGCCATGACCAGGGTGACGCCGATCAGCAGACCCAGACCGATGCCAGTGAAGACGAACTTTCCCCAGGCATGGAGAATGTCGCGGCCGGCCAGGCTGATCATCGTGACACTCCTGGGATGTGGTCGACCACATGGATGCGGCTGCGCGCCGTCAGTGCCTTTTCGCTATAGGTCACAACCTGGTCCCCATTCTTGAGCCCTTCGCGCACCTGCACGTAACCATTGAGGTCGGAAGTGCCGAGCTTGACCGGGGAGAAACGCAGATCACCATCCACGATTTGCCAGACCCCGACTTTGTCGCCCTCACGCTGGACGGCAGAGTTGGGGATCAGTGGAGCGGCCGGGAGCGCCGGCAAGTCAACTGTGACTTCGCCCAGTTCACCCACCGGTGGCAAAGGTTCTGGTTTGTTATCGAATGTCACCTTGGCGAGCGTTTCCTCGGTTACCGCGTCGGCCTTGGGTTCCACCCGCAGCACGCGACCATTCAACGTCTGGCCGCCACGCGAACGCAGGACGATACGAGCCGGCAGCCCCCCAGCCAGCCCCGATGCGCTGATCTGGTCGAAGCGCACATTGATCCACAAACTCTTGGGGTCGATCACTTCCACCACGGCCTGGCCTGCGACGATGGTCGTGCCGGGATCGGCATCGCGCACGGCGACTACACCGTCGACCGGCGCGATCAGGCGCAGATTGCTCCGCTGCGCGACGAGTCCTTCGCGGTCGGAGCGTGCCCGGGCAATATCTTCCCGAGCGGCGGATAGGGCGGCATCGGCGATCTGCAGTTCCTGCCGCTTGGTGGTGACGATTTCCTCGCTGGTCGAGCGCACCGCAAACAATTGCTCATAGCGGCGCGCCTGGGTTTGCGCGTAGGCTTGCCGGGCTTCTGCCTCGCGCAAAGCCGCTTCCGCACGCTTGAATGCCGACTCCTGTGAGCGCACCCGATCATCGAGGTCGACCGGATCCATCTCGCCGAGCACCTGTCCGGCCTTGACCTGGTCGCCTACATGCACCTCCAGGCGTTTGACGCGCCCGGCAAACGTCGGCCCGATCTTGTAGGTGTAGCGCGCCTCCACCGTGCCGATGCCGAACAGCGCCGGTGTGATAGCCCGTGATTCCACGCTTGCCACCGTCACAGCGACCGGGGCGAGCGGCCCTGATCGCAGACCGACATAAATAAAAAGCACCAGCAAAGGAATGATGACGGCAAGCAGCGCCAGGGTGCGGCCTTGCAAGGGTAACTTTTTCATTGCGCACTCCTTATGCCACGCCGATAAATTGCAAAGACGCGCGGCGCATCGCGGTGCATACGTCCCACATCACCCGCCAACAGCGATTGCATGACCAAGCCCTGGATCGTGCCAATGAACAGCGTTGCCGCCGCCTCGTTGTCAAGCGAGGGAGACAACTCGCCGCTGGCCTTGCCTTTCTCGATGAGACGATGCAAACGTTCGCCGTAGCGCTGAATCAAGGTTTGCACCATGCGCTTGGCCGGTGTCGATTCGGCACGCTGAAGCTCACCAAACATCATTCTTGGCACGCCTGGGTGCTCAGCTACGAATTCGATATGACTCATGAACATCGCCTCCATGGCTGCCAAGGGCGAATCGATTCCTTGTGCGGATCGATCGATTCTGGCTAATAGGCGCTCTGCTACCCACTCCATGACCGCCTGCCAAATGGCTTCCTTGTTCGGGAAGTGCCGAAACAGCGCACCCTGGGTCAAGTTCATGTGTTTAGCGATAGCCGCAGTGGTTATCTCGCTTGGGTTTTGTGAACCGGCAAGCGCCACGACGGACTCGACAGTTACGGCACGACGTTCATCGGCCGGCAGATGCTTTGGATGGGTGTCCACGAGCACTCCTTGTAAGATAGTAAATGATTACTATCTTACCACAAGAGGCAACTCAAACAAGAGAAAACCCGACGTACTCGTCAATATCTAGAGTCTGCAATGGGCTTAACGTGCTTTATTTTCCGTTTTCTGAGACGTCCCCATGGAGACCAGGGAAGACTTGAAGAAGCTGGAAGAGATCAAGCTGGAGATGGCGGCGTTGTCCAGAGAGATAGCAACACAAGATATAGTGGTAGGGGAAAAACCGAAAAAAACGAGGCCAGCGCCGACAGCTAAACGCAAAATCACGAAAAAACAGGATATTAGCCACACTCCGGAACCAACCAGGTCCGCCGATCCAGACGGCCCGGGCGACCTCTCCAGGAACACAACATCTAGTGAGAGGGAGAAGGCAAAGGAGACGGCCAGGCGCGACCAGGTGAAGCCACCGCCGCCCAAGGTACAAGCGATAACAGTCAAAGTCGGCGAGCTATTGAACGAAGCCCGGAATTACCGGGACAGGACCCATAGCCTGGACCGGGCCAAGGAAAACAAGCTTAACGAGCTGAAAGACAGCCTGATACGGCCCTACTACAAAGAAGCGGTAGAACAGTACGTTACACAAAAATACAAATCCGAGCGGGACAAGCTGAATGAAACAACGAAGGACTACAGCGAGCGAGTAACAGCCTATAACGAAACGGTAGAAAAAGCCGGATGGTTTACCAGGAATTTCAAGGATTTCAAAACGCCCGCTCTTGAGCTTGAAAATGAGCGCCAGAAAATAATCAACCGGCAAACAGAACTCGAAGAAAAAGAGGCCAGCGACAAGCAGAAACTTTTAGGGTCAGATCACTGGTATGTTCCGGAGAAATATGAGGTTGACAGGCTGGCGGAAAAGCTTTACCAGGAGCGCGACCCTCAAGGTTATGCGACCAAGCAAGCCGCCATCCCGATCATAGAAGACAGGATAAAAGCCGAGCGCCACGCCAGCCAGCCGGAGCGCGACCGAGTTGATAAGCTCTGCCGCAACCTTGGAAAGCTCAGCAACAGCGACCGGAACAAGTATATAGAATTAACCTTCCCAGTGGACCAGGCCGGAAAGCGCCTGACACTGGAACAGGCATTCAGTAACCCGGCTACCAGAGAAATCACCGGCAAAGCCATAAACAGCCTCAATCAGTCCCTGGAACTCAACCACAAGGAGCACGACCGAGGAATAAGCCGGTGATATTCTCCCGGTCGTGCATGTCTAAGCCTGTTCTGCTGTGGTTTGCGCGTTCACTGTATCGATAAAAACAGACTTTTTGAAGGAGTCCAGTCTCGTGCTATGGCATCCGCTTTTTCAAGCCATCGCCGGATTCTTTGTTCTGGTTGCACGGATTCCCCCCAATATTCCA is a genomic window of Pelobacter propionicus DSM 2379 containing:
- a CDS encoding efflux transporter outer membrane subunit; the protein is MEHAKTCQRPISLERRLAATYLVAGLVTAGLAGCAAGPDFQRPTAPDVARYTATPVADRTASAPTQFGETQRLVEGLPIETQWWQSLGSSALDGLINEAFHVSPTLASISANLRQAQELLAAQAGSTQYPQVDVALGSQRQQMSPSSQGLSGDARQFSLYNASVGVHYNLDLAGGNRRALEALAARADYRRFELNAARLALAGNMATAAITRARLAAQLEATTAILRVQDEQLRLAHERVRIGQASPDEALSLQAQAEQTRAELPALRKQLQQTEHLLAVLAGRAPGTGGIPAFTLADFTLPVEMPLVVPSELVRRRPDIQASEALLHAANADYGVAIAKLYPQINLSANLGSQALTTGALFGGGSAVWGLVAQLTQPLFNPGLPAEKRAALAAFDAAAANYQSVVLESLRNVADTLRAVESDAQTLTALAAADMAAQASLQSVERQYRLGAASYLQLLIAQQQAQSIRINMVAAQAQRLVDSVALYQALGGGVS
- a CDS encoding efflux RND transporter periplasmic adaptor subunit, coding for MKKLPLQGRTLALLAVIIPLLVLFIYVGLRSGPLAPVAVTVASVESRAITPALFGIGTVEARYTYKIGPTFAGRVKRLEVHVGDQVKAGQVLGEMDPVDLDDRVRSQESAFKRAEAALREAEARQAYAQTQARRYEQLFAVRSTSEEIVTTKRQELQIADAALSAAREDIARARSDREGLVAQRSNLRLIAPVDGVVAVRDADPGTTIVAGQAVVEVIDPKSLWINVRFDQISASGLAGGLPARIVLRSRGGQTLNGRVLRVEPKADAVTEETLAKVTFDNKPEPLPPVGELGEVTVDLPALPAAPLIPNSAVQREGDKVGVWQIVDGDLRFSPVKLGTSDLNGYVQVREGLKNGDQVVTYSEKALTARSRIHVVDHIPGVSR
- a CDS encoding ABC transporter ATP-binding protein, with product MSGKGIRIEGLRKRYGEGDTAVDALKGVDMQVAPGEVVGLIGPSGSGKSTLLKCLGAVIDPTAGRMTLGDEVIYDDGWKVRDLRALRRDKIGFVFQAPYLIPFLDVTDNVALLPMLAGVANGESRAKALELLTALDVQHRARAMPSQLSGGEQQRVAIARGLVNRPPVILADEPTAPLDSERAMAVIRILNDMARKFETAIIVVTHDEKIIPTFKRIYHIRDGVTHEEAGEGREFE
- a CDS encoding Tn3 family transposase, translated to MPRRSILSATERESLLTLPDAKDELIRHYTFNETDLSVIRQRRGAANRLGFAVQLCYLRFPGIFLGVDDPPFPPLLRMVAAQLKVPVESWNHYGQREQTRREHLVELQTVFGFKPFTMSHYRQAVHTLTELALQTDKGIVLASTLVENLRRQSIILPAMNAIERASAEAITRANRSIHAALADSLIPVHRQRLDELLKRKDGSKMTWLAWLRQSPAKPNSRHMLEHIERLKAWQALDLPAGIERQVHQNRLLKIAREGGQMTPADLAKFESQRRYATLVALAIEGMATVTDEIIDLHDRIIGKLFNAAKNKHQQQFQASGKAINDKVRMYGRIGQALIEAKQSGGDPFAAIEAVMPWDTFAASVTEAQTLARPADFDFLHHIGESYATLRRYAPQFLDVLKLRAAPTAKGVLDAIDVLRGMNSDSARKVPADAPTAFIKPRWAKLVLTDEGIDRRYYELCALSELKNALRSGDVWVQGSRQFKDFDEYLVPIEKFATLKLASELPLAVATDCDQYLHDRLELLEAQLATVNRMAATNDLPDAIITTASGLKITPLDAAVPDAAQALIDQSAMLLPHLKITELLMEVDEWTGFTRHFTHLKTGDTAKDKTLLMTTILADGINLGLTKMAESCPGTTYAKLSWLQAWHVRDETYSTALAELVNAQFRQPFAGNWGDGTTSSSDGQNFRTGSKAESTGHINPKYGSSPGRTFYTHISDQYAPFSAKVVNVGLRDSTYVLDGLLYHESDLRIEEHYTDTAGFTDHVFGLMHFLGFRFAPRIRDLGDTKLFIPKGDTAYDALKPMISSDRLNIKAIRAHWDEILRLATSIKQGTVTASLMLRKLGSYPRQNGLAVALRELGRIERTLFILDWLQSVELRRRVHAGLNKGEARNALARAVFFYRLGEIRDRSFEQQRYRASGLNLVTAAIVLWNTVYLERATSALRAHGKALDDTLLQYLSPLGWEHINLTGDYLWRSSAKVGAGKFRPLRPLPPA
- a CDS encoding TetR/AcrR family transcriptional regulator gives rise to the protein MDTHPKHLPADERRAVTVESVVALAGSQNPSEITTAAIAKHMNLTQGALFRHFPNKEAIWQAVMEWVAERLLARIDRSAQGIDSPLAAMEAMFMSHIEFVAEHPGVPRMMFGELQRAESTPAKRMVQTLIQRYGERLHRLIEKGKASGELSPSLDNEAAATLFIGTIQGLVMQSLLAGDVGRMHRDAPRVFAIYRRGIRSAQ
- a CDS encoding recombinase family protein gives rise to the protein MQGQRIGYVRVSSFDQNPDRQLEQIEVGKVFTDKASGKDTQRPELERLLAFVREGDTVVVHSMDRLARNLDDLRRIVQGLTQRGVRMEFVKEGLTFTGEDSPMANLMLSVMGAFAEFERALIRERQREGIVLAKQRGAYRGRKKSLNSEQIAELKRRVAAGDQKTLVARDFGISRETLYQYLRED
- a CDS encoding ABC transporter permease: MISLAGRDILHAWGKFVFTGIGLGLLIGVTLVMAGVYRGMVDDGKALLDNSGADLWVVQKDTLGPYAESSSLNDDVYRAILAMPGVAQAANVTYLTMQVRKGESDVRTMVVGIAPGALGATPGWPPYLVAGRQITRGHYEAVADIATGFKLGDRLAIRRNHYTVVGLTRRMVSSSGDPMVFIPLKDAQEAQFLKDNDAIWQSRRRTEANPAFNRPGVPGLLDAVIASQSTNAFVNAVLVTLKPGHTPDEVAESIRRWKRLTVYTRAQMEDILVGKLIATSAKQIGMFLVILAIVSAAIVAFIIYSLTMDKIREIAVLKLIGTRNRTIAAMIMQQALALGVIGFVVGKITATFSAPLFPKYVLLMPFDSIAGFFAVLVICVLASIVAIRMALKVDPAEAIGG
- a CDS encoding cytochrome c gives rise to the protein MTHRKHSHAFGTITLTVTACLLLWGFQLPAWAGDATQIEPLALRKIMQELGRNMQAITGAISQEEWVQVVQLAPKVAAHPEPPLTEKMRILAYLGADATKFRNFDAQTHEAALAMKLAAASSDGKAVIQSFAHVQESCLGCHQAFRKPFVEHFYGAR
- a CDS encoding type II toxin-antitoxin system RelE/ParE family toxin, whose amino-acid sequence is MIRWLRRAERDLVHVEAYIAQDNPRAAVAMVLTIIEAVEQLDAHPGMGRAGRVEGTRELVVAGTPYVVPYRQKGKWIEILRVYHAARLWPEAF
- a CDS encoding CopG family ribbon-helix-helix protein, whose translation is MRKAAAISLRIEPEIKTRLESLARVTRRSKSFLVEDALEAYLGVNEWQIRGIMEAVQEADSLGAEWTSHEDLKAAWEARRDQMA